A genomic region of Eucalyptus grandis isolate ANBG69807.140 chromosome 5, ASM1654582v1, whole genome shotgun sequence contains the following coding sequences:
- the LOC104444336 gene encoding peptidyl-prolyl cis-trans isomerase CYP18-1 yields MAVTLHTNLGDIKCEIFCDEVPKAAENFLALCASGYYDSTIFHRNIKGFMIQGGDPTGTGKGGTSIWGKKFNDEIRESLKHNARGILSMANSGPNTNGSQFFIAYAKQPHLNGLYTIFGRVIHGFEVLDIMEKTQTGPGDRPLAEIRLNRVTIHANPLAG; encoded by the exons ATG GCCGTCACTCTGCACACGAATCTCGGCGACATCAAGTGCGAGATCTTCTGCGACGAGGTCCCCAAAGCTGCCGAG AACTTTTTGGCACTGTGTGCCAGCGGGTATTATGACAGCACCATATTTCACCGAAATATCAAGGGTTTTATGATTCAAGGTGGTGACCCCACTGGAACTGGCAAAGGTGGAACCAGCATCTGGGgcaaaaaatttaatgatgagATAAGAGAGTCTCTGAAG CACAATGCAAGGGGAATACTCTCAATGGCTAATAGCGGGCCTAACACCAATGGAAGTCAATTTTTCATCGCATATGCAAAACAACCACATCTGAATGGATTATACACCATCTTTGGCAGAGTGATTCACGGGTTTGAGGTCCTAGATATCATGGAAAAG ACTCAAACAGGGCCAGGGGACAGACCTCTTGCGGAGATCAGACTCAATCGTGTCACAATTCATGCAAATCCTCTTGCTGGGTAG
- the LOC104444337 gene encoding myosin-9 isoform X1 has protein sequence MAIGEEEKQQPEASPPAVKTTASPGEKVSQSNSSDPAPPPPPPLKEEEPGRPQGPSEFIMEVAAKFASQPLSNSDPRVWGVLTAISNNARKRHQGSNMLLTADVHKIGRMVVESHFRIDSLAVSGNHCMIHKKTVAAEALETSKGQISVFLKDTSTNGTYVNWTKLKKSDPEANINHGDIISFAAPPHQEAAYAFVFREVSSCTSSTAGGSAKRKGEEIGPEIKRLKGIGIGSLEGPISLDDFRSLQHSNTELRKQLENQVLQIDALQDENRASVERHENEMKEVKESISRSYVKQVKELQDMVDTKQKELQELHKSSAEQKHVIVDLNERLDASLQSCAEANEIMDSQKASIAKLKEQLVEERDQRREEREKAAADLKAAVQRAHAEAQEELRRFSDAASKQEQEQQELINKLQDTERERCSLLDTLRIKLEDTRKNLVISDNKVRQLEAQLCEEQEACLDKRKRVEELELELRTSRKELESEKQAAREEAWAKVSKLELEISAAIRDLDFERRRLKGARERVMLRETQLRAFYSTTEEITVLFSKQQEQLKAMQRTLEDEENYENTSLDVDLNVTYGNIDCFLNRRKEENSNRSNNDAKGNSAMSAQRCNSVHVVASTDEDSVTEKHECDIRSQEDAQNTQEADFTSAGQNVKGGFGSEIHGVGTEPVMEGDPIDTEQVLETESPGIDGARNIDLNRVSTLAGDTMQLDEGENVQETADQVQTLSQEQETLQQYESNNAPETLKATQDIEAETLGTIRTADLLASEVAGSWACSTAPSIHGENESPRSRGQNEIGAAPLPDSNGFVAESQSTPSSDAAVARLNQERGALTEMIGIVAPDLKEKFAGAMSIDHSEGRENQGSVSDSDTEDYTGSDHANGSAQGQSSSDTEIEESSRADGGRNLDDPMDENDEDTQEDSLG, from the exons atggcgatcggagaagaagagaagcagcAGCCGGAGGCGTCGCCGCCGGCCGTGAAGACGACGGCGAGCCCCGGCGAGAAAGTGTCGCAGAGCAACTCCTCCGatcctgctcctcctccgcctcctccgctgaaggaggaggagccggGCAGGCCCCAGGGTCCGTCGGAGTTCATCATGGAAGTCGCCGCCAAATTTGCGTCGCAGCCTCTGAGCAACAGCGACCCTCGAGTCTGGGGCGTGCTCACCGCCATTTCGAACAACGCGCGCAAGAGGCACCAG GGCTCAAATATGCTTCTTACGGCAGATGTGCACAAAATCGGTAGAATGGTAGTGGAATCACATTTTCGGATCGACTCCCTAGCAGTTAGTGGGAATCATTGCATGATACACAAGAAGACAGTCGCTGCTGAAGCTTTGGAAACTTCTAAGGGTCAGATATCAGTTTTTTTGAAAGATACTAG CACTAACGGGACATATGTTAATTGGACAAAGTTGAAGAAAAGTGATCCTGAAGCCAACATCAATCATGGAGACATTATATCATTTGCTGCTCCTCCTCATCAAG AAGCTGCGTATGCATTTGTATTTCGAGAAGTCAGCAGTTGCACTTCATCCACGGCTGGGGGATCcgctaaaagaaaaggag AGGAAATTGGTCCTGAAATCAAGAGACTTAAAGGCATCGGCATTGGTTCTCTAGAAGGTCCAATATCTCTTGATGATTTTCGAAGTCTGCAGCATTCAAATACA GAATTAAGGAAGCAACTGGAAAATCAGGTCCTTCAAATTGATGCATTGCAGGACGAGAATCGTGCATCTGTTGAACGTCATGAAAAT GAAATGAAGGAGGTGAAAGAATCAATTTCAAGGTCCTATGTCAAACAGGTTAAAGAGTTGCAAGATATGGTTGACACAAAACAGAAGGAGCTTCAGGAACTGCACAAGTCATCAGCTGAACAAAAACATGTGATTGTAGATCTTAATGAAAGGCTGGATGCTTCTCTGCAGTCATGTGCTGAAGCAAATGAAATTATGGATAG TCAAAAGGCATCCATAGCTAAACTTAAAGAGCAGTTGGTGGAAGAGCGAGatcaaagaagagaagaacgTGAAAAGGCTGCAGCAGATCTAAAAGCTGCTGTGCAAAGAGCTCATGCAGAGGCTCAGGAGGAGCTAAGGCGGTTTTCAGATGCTGCCTCAAAACAAGAGCAAGAGCAGCAAGAATTGATAAATAAGCTCCAG GATACAGAGAGGGAAAGGTGCTCATTACTGGATACTTTGAGGATCAAATTG GAGGATACAAGGAAAAATTTGGTCATCTCTGACAATAAAGTACGGCAGTTGGAAGCTCAACTTTGTGAAGAACAGGAGGCCTGTctagataaaagaaaa AGAGTagaagaacttgaacttgagctCAGAACATCGAGAAAAGAGCTTGAAAGTGAAAAG CAGGCTGCTCGAGAAGAAGCATGGGCAAAGGTTTCAAAACTTGAGCTTGAGATTAGTGCTGCAATCCGCGATCTTGATTTTGAGAGGAGACGGTTGAAAGGTGCCCGGGAAAGAGTGATGCTGCG TGAGACTCAGTTACGGGCATTTTATTCTACAACTGAAGAAATCACGGTCTTATTCTCGAAGCAGCAGGAACAATTGAAAGCGATGCAGAGGACCCTGGAGGATGAGGAGAATTACGAAAACACTTCACTTGATGTTGACCTCAATGTAACTTATGGGAACATTGACTGTTTCCTGAAcagaaggaaagaggagaacaGCAATCGCAGTAACAACGATGCCAAGGGAAATTCTGCTATGTCAGCGCAGAGATGCAACAGTGTTCATGTTGTGGCATCTACAGACGAAGATAGTGTCACTGAGAAACATGAATGTGATATCAGAAGCCAAGAAGACGCTCAAAATACACAAGAGGCCGATTTCACCAGTGCTGGTCAGAATGTTAAAGGTGGATTTGGCTCTGAGATTCATGGTGTTGGAACGGAACCAGTTATGGAGGGAGATCCCATTGATACTGAGCAAGTTCTCGAGACTGAGAGCCCTGGAATTGATGGTGCGCGAAATATTGATCTGAATAGAGTAAGTACTTTGGCGGGGGACACAATGCAACTTGATGAGGGAGAAAATGTGCAAGAAACTGCTGATCAAGTTCAAACACTTAGTCAGGAACAGGAAACTCTGCAGCAATATGAATCGAACAATGCTCCAGAAACCTTAAAAGCTACGCAAGATATTGAAGCGGAAACTCTTGGCACAATCAGGACAGCAGACCTCTTAGCTTCCGAAGTTGCTGGGAGTTGGGCCTGTAGCACTGCTCCCTCTATCCATGGAGAGAATGAATCTCCTAGAAGTAGAGGTCAGAATGAAATAGGTGCGGCACCTTTACCCGATTCCAATGGCTTTGTTGCCGAGAGTCAAAGTACTCCATCATCCGATGCAGCTGTGGCTAGACTGAATCAAGAACGAGGTGCTTTGACTGAGATGATTGGGATTGTTGCCCCTGATCTGAAGGAGAAGTTTGCTGGTGCAATGAGTATTGATCACTCTGAGGGGAGAGAAAACCAGGGTTCTGTTTCAGACTCTGATACGGAGGATTACACTGGAAGTGATCATGCTAACGGCAGTGCCCAAGGGCAGTCAAGTTCAGATACGGAGATCGAAGAGAGCAGCAGAGCTGATGGGGGTCGAAATTTGGATGATCCGAtggatgaaaatgatgaagataCCCAAGAAGACTCGCTTGGCTAG
- the LOC104444337 gene encoding myosin-9 isoform X2, with protein sequence MAIGEEEKQQPEASPPAVKTTASPGEKVSQSNSSDPAPPPPPPLKEEEPGRPQGPSEFIMEVAAKFASQPLSNSDPRVWGVLTAISNNARKRHQGSNMLLTADVHKIGRMVVESHFRIDSLAVSGNHCMIHKKTVAAEALETSKGQISVFLKDTSTNGTYVNWTKLKKSDPEANINHGDIISFAAPPHQEAAYAFVFREVSSCTSSTAGGSAKRKGEEIGPEIKRLKGIGIGSLEGPISLDDFRSLQHSNTELRKQLENQVLQIDALQDENRASVERHENEMKEVKESISRSYVKQVKELQDMVDTKQKELQELHKSSAEQKHVIVDLNERLDASLQSCAEANEIMDSQKASIAKLKEQLVEERDQRREEREKAAADLKAAVQRAHAEAQEELRRFSDAASKQEQEQQELINKLQDTERERCSLLDTLRIKLEDTRKNLVISDNKVRQLEAQLCEEQEACLDKRKRVEELELELRTSRKELESEKAAREEAWAKVSKLELEISAAIRDLDFERRRLKGARERVMLRETQLRAFYSTTEEITVLFSKQQEQLKAMQRTLEDEENYENTSLDVDLNVTYGNIDCFLNRRKEENSNRSNNDAKGNSAMSAQRCNSVHVVASTDEDSVTEKHECDIRSQEDAQNTQEADFTSAGQNVKGGFGSEIHGVGTEPVMEGDPIDTEQVLETESPGIDGARNIDLNRVSTLAGDTMQLDEGENVQETADQVQTLSQEQETLQQYESNNAPETLKATQDIEAETLGTIRTADLLASEVAGSWACSTAPSIHGENESPRSRGQNEIGAAPLPDSNGFVAESQSTPSSDAAVARLNQERGALTEMIGIVAPDLKEKFAGAMSIDHSEGRENQGSVSDSDTEDYTGSDHANGSAQGQSSSDTEIEESSRADGGRNLDDPMDENDEDTQEDSLG encoded by the exons atggcgatcggagaagaagagaagcagcAGCCGGAGGCGTCGCCGCCGGCCGTGAAGACGACGGCGAGCCCCGGCGAGAAAGTGTCGCAGAGCAACTCCTCCGatcctgctcctcctccgcctcctccgctgaaggaggaggagccggGCAGGCCCCAGGGTCCGTCGGAGTTCATCATGGAAGTCGCCGCCAAATTTGCGTCGCAGCCTCTGAGCAACAGCGACCCTCGAGTCTGGGGCGTGCTCACCGCCATTTCGAACAACGCGCGCAAGAGGCACCAG GGCTCAAATATGCTTCTTACGGCAGATGTGCACAAAATCGGTAGAATGGTAGTGGAATCACATTTTCGGATCGACTCCCTAGCAGTTAGTGGGAATCATTGCATGATACACAAGAAGACAGTCGCTGCTGAAGCTTTGGAAACTTCTAAGGGTCAGATATCAGTTTTTTTGAAAGATACTAG CACTAACGGGACATATGTTAATTGGACAAAGTTGAAGAAAAGTGATCCTGAAGCCAACATCAATCATGGAGACATTATATCATTTGCTGCTCCTCCTCATCAAG AAGCTGCGTATGCATTTGTATTTCGAGAAGTCAGCAGTTGCACTTCATCCACGGCTGGGGGATCcgctaaaagaaaaggag AGGAAATTGGTCCTGAAATCAAGAGACTTAAAGGCATCGGCATTGGTTCTCTAGAAGGTCCAATATCTCTTGATGATTTTCGAAGTCTGCAGCATTCAAATACA GAATTAAGGAAGCAACTGGAAAATCAGGTCCTTCAAATTGATGCATTGCAGGACGAGAATCGTGCATCTGTTGAACGTCATGAAAAT GAAATGAAGGAGGTGAAAGAATCAATTTCAAGGTCCTATGTCAAACAGGTTAAAGAGTTGCAAGATATGGTTGACACAAAACAGAAGGAGCTTCAGGAACTGCACAAGTCATCAGCTGAACAAAAACATGTGATTGTAGATCTTAATGAAAGGCTGGATGCTTCTCTGCAGTCATGTGCTGAAGCAAATGAAATTATGGATAG TCAAAAGGCATCCATAGCTAAACTTAAAGAGCAGTTGGTGGAAGAGCGAGatcaaagaagagaagaacgTGAAAAGGCTGCAGCAGATCTAAAAGCTGCTGTGCAAAGAGCTCATGCAGAGGCTCAGGAGGAGCTAAGGCGGTTTTCAGATGCTGCCTCAAAACAAGAGCAAGAGCAGCAAGAATTGATAAATAAGCTCCAG GATACAGAGAGGGAAAGGTGCTCATTACTGGATACTTTGAGGATCAAATTG GAGGATACAAGGAAAAATTTGGTCATCTCTGACAATAAAGTACGGCAGTTGGAAGCTCAACTTTGTGAAGAACAGGAGGCCTGTctagataaaagaaaa AGAGTagaagaacttgaacttgagctCAGAACATCGAGAAAAGAGCTTGAAAGTGAAAAG GCTGCTCGAGAAGAAGCATGGGCAAAGGTTTCAAAACTTGAGCTTGAGATTAGTGCTGCAATCCGCGATCTTGATTTTGAGAGGAGACGGTTGAAAGGTGCCCGGGAAAGAGTGATGCTGCG TGAGACTCAGTTACGGGCATTTTATTCTACAACTGAAGAAATCACGGTCTTATTCTCGAAGCAGCAGGAACAATTGAAAGCGATGCAGAGGACCCTGGAGGATGAGGAGAATTACGAAAACACTTCACTTGATGTTGACCTCAATGTAACTTATGGGAACATTGACTGTTTCCTGAAcagaaggaaagaggagaacaGCAATCGCAGTAACAACGATGCCAAGGGAAATTCTGCTATGTCAGCGCAGAGATGCAACAGTGTTCATGTTGTGGCATCTACAGACGAAGATAGTGTCACTGAGAAACATGAATGTGATATCAGAAGCCAAGAAGACGCTCAAAATACACAAGAGGCCGATTTCACCAGTGCTGGTCAGAATGTTAAAGGTGGATTTGGCTCTGAGATTCATGGTGTTGGAACGGAACCAGTTATGGAGGGAGATCCCATTGATACTGAGCAAGTTCTCGAGACTGAGAGCCCTGGAATTGATGGTGCGCGAAATATTGATCTGAATAGAGTAAGTACTTTGGCGGGGGACACAATGCAACTTGATGAGGGAGAAAATGTGCAAGAAACTGCTGATCAAGTTCAAACACTTAGTCAGGAACAGGAAACTCTGCAGCAATATGAATCGAACAATGCTCCAGAAACCTTAAAAGCTACGCAAGATATTGAAGCGGAAACTCTTGGCACAATCAGGACAGCAGACCTCTTAGCTTCCGAAGTTGCTGGGAGTTGGGCCTGTAGCACTGCTCCCTCTATCCATGGAGAGAATGAATCTCCTAGAAGTAGAGGTCAGAATGAAATAGGTGCGGCACCTTTACCCGATTCCAATGGCTTTGTTGCCGAGAGTCAAAGTACTCCATCATCCGATGCAGCTGTGGCTAGACTGAATCAAGAACGAGGTGCTTTGACTGAGATGATTGGGATTGTTGCCCCTGATCTGAAGGAGAAGTTTGCTGGTGCAATGAGTATTGATCACTCTGAGGGGAGAGAAAACCAGGGTTCTGTTTCAGACTCTGATACGGAGGATTACACTGGAAGTGATCATGCTAACGGCAGTGCCCAAGGGCAGTCAAGTTCAGATACGGAGATCGAAGAGAGCAGCAGAGCTGATGGGGGTCGAAATTTGGATGATCCGAtggatgaaaatgatgaagataCCCAAGAAGACTCGCTTGGCTAG
- the LOC104444337 gene encoding GRIP and coiled-coil domain-containing protein 2 isoform X3, which produces MAIGEEEKQQPEASPPAVKTTASPGEKVSQSNSSDPAPPPPPPLKEEEPGRPQGPSEFIMEVAAKFASQPLSNSDPRVWGVLTAISNNARKRHQGSNMLLTADVHKIGRMVVESHFRIDSLAVSGNHCMIHKKTVAAEALETSKGQISVFLKDTSTNGTYVNWTKLKKSDPEANINHGDIISFAAPPHQEAAYAFVFREVSSCTSSTAGGSAKRKGEEIGPEIKRLKGIGIGSLEGPISLDDFRSLQHSNTELRKQLENQVLQIDALQDENRASVERHENVKELQDMVDTKQKELQELHKSSAEQKHVIVDLNERLDASLQSCAEANEIMDSQKASIAKLKEQLVEERDQRREEREKAAADLKAAVQRAHAEAQEELRRFSDAASKQEQEQQELINKLQDTERERCSLLDTLRIKLEDTRKNLVISDNKVRQLEAQLCEEQEACLDKRKRVEELELELRTSRKELESEKQAAREEAWAKVSKLELEISAAIRDLDFERRRLKGARERVMLRETQLRAFYSTTEEITVLFSKQQEQLKAMQRTLEDEENYENTSLDVDLNVTYGNIDCFLNRRKEENSNRSNNDAKGNSAMSAQRCNSVHVVASTDEDSVTEKHECDIRSQEDAQNTQEADFTSAGQNVKGGFGSEIHGVGTEPVMEGDPIDTEQVLETESPGIDGARNIDLNRVSTLAGDTMQLDEGENVQETADQVQTLSQEQETLQQYESNNAPETLKATQDIEAETLGTIRTADLLASEVAGSWACSTAPSIHGENESPRSRGQNEIGAAPLPDSNGFVAESQSTPSSDAAVARLNQERGALTEMIGIVAPDLKEKFAGAMSIDHSEGRENQGSVSDSDTEDYTGSDHANGSAQGQSSSDTEIEESSRADGGRNLDDPMDENDEDTQEDSLG; this is translated from the exons atggcgatcggagaagaagagaagcagcAGCCGGAGGCGTCGCCGCCGGCCGTGAAGACGACGGCGAGCCCCGGCGAGAAAGTGTCGCAGAGCAACTCCTCCGatcctgctcctcctccgcctcctccgctgaaggaggaggagccggGCAGGCCCCAGGGTCCGTCGGAGTTCATCATGGAAGTCGCCGCCAAATTTGCGTCGCAGCCTCTGAGCAACAGCGACCCTCGAGTCTGGGGCGTGCTCACCGCCATTTCGAACAACGCGCGCAAGAGGCACCAG GGCTCAAATATGCTTCTTACGGCAGATGTGCACAAAATCGGTAGAATGGTAGTGGAATCACATTTTCGGATCGACTCCCTAGCAGTTAGTGGGAATCATTGCATGATACACAAGAAGACAGTCGCTGCTGAAGCTTTGGAAACTTCTAAGGGTCAGATATCAGTTTTTTTGAAAGATACTAG CACTAACGGGACATATGTTAATTGGACAAAGTTGAAGAAAAGTGATCCTGAAGCCAACATCAATCATGGAGACATTATATCATTTGCTGCTCCTCCTCATCAAG AAGCTGCGTATGCATTTGTATTTCGAGAAGTCAGCAGTTGCACTTCATCCACGGCTGGGGGATCcgctaaaagaaaaggag AGGAAATTGGTCCTGAAATCAAGAGACTTAAAGGCATCGGCATTGGTTCTCTAGAAGGTCCAATATCTCTTGATGATTTTCGAAGTCTGCAGCATTCAAATACA GAATTAAGGAAGCAACTGGAAAATCAGGTCCTTCAAATTGATGCATTGCAGGACGAGAATCGTGCATCTGTTGAACGTCATGAAAAT GTTAAAGAGTTGCAAGATATGGTTGACACAAAACAGAAGGAGCTTCAGGAACTGCACAAGTCATCAGCTGAACAAAAACATGTGATTGTAGATCTTAATGAAAGGCTGGATGCTTCTCTGCAGTCATGTGCTGAAGCAAATGAAATTATGGATAG TCAAAAGGCATCCATAGCTAAACTTAAAGAGCAGTTGGTGGAAGAGCGAGatcaaagaagagaagaacgTGAAAAGGCTGCAGCAGATCTAAAAGCTGCTGTGCAAAGAGCTCATGCAGAGGCTCAGGAGGAGCTAAGGCGGTTTTCAGATGCTGCCTCAAAACAAGAGCAAGAGCAGCAAGAATTGATAAATAAGCTCCAG GATACAGAGAGGGAAAGGTGCTCATTACTGGATACTTTGAGGATCAAATTG GAGGATACAAGGAAAAATTTGGTCATCTCTGACAATAAAGTACGGCAGTTGGAAGCTCAACTTTGTGAAGAACAGGAGGCCTGTctagataaaagaaaa AGAGTagaagaacttgaacttgagctCAGAACATCGAGAAAAGAGCTTGAAAGTGAAAAG CAGGCTGCTCGAGAAGAAGCATGGGCAAAGGTTTCAAAACTTGAGCTTGAGATTAGTGCTGCAATCCGCGATCTTGATTTTGAGAGGAGACGGTTGAAAGGTGCCCGGGAAAGAGTGATGCTGCG TGAGACTCAGTTACGGGCATTTTATTCTACAACTGAAGAAATCACGGTCTTATTCTCGAAGCAGCAGGAACAATTGAAAGCGATGCAGAGGACCCTGGAGGATGAGGAGAATTACGAAAACACTTCACTTGATGTTGACCTCAATGTAACTTATGGGAACATTGACTGTTTCCTGAAcagaaggaaagaggagaacaGCAATCGCAGTAACAACGATGCCAAGGGAAATTCTGCTATGTCAGCGCAGAGATGCAACAGTGTTCATGTTGTGGCATCTACAGACGAAGATAGTGTCACTGAGAAACATGAATGTGATATCAGAAGCCAAGAAGACGCTCAAAATACACAAGAGGCCGATTTCACCAGTGCTGGTCAGAATGTTAAAGGTGGATTTGGCTCTGAGATTCATGGTGTTGGAACGGAACCAGTTATGGAGGGAGATCCCATTGATACTGAGCAAGTTCTCGAGACTGAGAGCCCTGGAATTGATGGTGCGCGAAATATTGATCTGAATAGAGTAAGTACTTTGGCGGGGGACACAATGCAACTTGATGAGGGAGAAAATGTGCAAGAAACTGCTGATCAAGTTCAAACACTTAGTCAGGAACAGGAAACTCTGCAGCAATATGAATCGAACAATGCTCCAGAAACCTTAAAAGCTACGCAAGATATTGAAGCGGAAACTCTTGGCACAATCAGGACAGCAGACCTCTTAGCTTCCGAAGTTGCTGGGAGTTGGGCCTGTAGCACTGCTCCCTCTATCCATGGAGAGAATGAATCTCCTAGAAGTAGAGGTCAGAATGAAATAGGTGCGGCACCTTTACCCGATTCCAATGGCTTTGTTGCCGAGAGTCAAAGTACTCCATCATCCGATGCAGCTGTGGCTAGACTGAATCAAGAACGAGGTGCTTTGACTGAGATGATTGGGATTGTTGCCCCTGATCTGAAGGAGAAGTTTGCTGGTGCAATGAGTATTGATCACTCTGAGGGGAGAGAAAACCAGGGTTCTGTTTCAGACTCTGATACGGAGGATTACACTGGAAGTGATCATGCTAACGGCAGTGCCCAAGGGCAGTCAAGTTCAGATACGGAGATCGAAGAGAGCAGCAGAGCTGATGGGGGTCGAAATTTGGATGATCCGAtggatgaaaatgatgaagataCCCAAGAAGACTCGCTTGGCTAG